CCTAGAGCCGCAAGACATACATGATGGCCCAAGTTACACCTTTGTGGACGTAATTTTTGTGAATTGAAATGTAGGAGTTGTAGGAATAATTAGGATCTGAATTACAATGACAAAGATGACAGTCGAGTATGGTGATACAATGCCAATGAGGTTGAGATTGATATTGAGAATTACCACAGCCTTCTCATGGTTTTAACATGATTACAATAATGAGGACCCATGGATACTTGTATTGGGATCATATGTGGTTCTCTTCAAGTTCGAAAAGGGATCTGTTACTCTTTCAAATAGGATTCCTCTAAGAAAATGTGATAGAGCACTATTCCTTCAATCATTTATATATTCTATAGACTTCTGGGAAGTTTTGATGATACCCCTTGTAAGATGTATGACTATAAAACTGTTCAGGTTAGCTACGGAATATGTGGGTCTTGTAGTTAATTGACACTTGAGCTCAAGGCTAATAAGACACACATTGAAAAAGTGCATTTGTGTGTATTATTTGGGTGTGTTTTATTGGTTATGACTACTTAACTATATGCCTACGTGTTTGCCATTATGCGAACTAATTGTAAAGTGTGGATTGAAAATTGTATGTCTTGCTTATGTAAAGGAGGTAAGGAGGATGGTCAGCCTTCTATACATCCCAAAGGATTAGACAAACCCATAGCAACGATCAATAGCGCTGTTACACGTCGTTAGTTAGATTCTTATCAAATCAATTCATGATTACCTCATATAACATGGTCAGCCTTCTAGCGGAGATATATAGCATCGTTATGCACCCATACCAAACCAAGAACAATCAACTGCACTATTGGTGAGGAGTTTGATGATAATAGCTGTTAATCTCTCAAAAATAAGATGGTGAAAATTTGGATCTGATATTTAAACATAAGCAGAAAGATTGAAAGTGCAACCTGGCCGTAGTTCAACGCGAGTCATAGCAAACTCACTGCAATTCCTGCCCAACAACCTTCTGGCGTTCGTTTCAAAATGATCACAAACTACCAAACACTCATAATtgaatcctttttttttttggtttccaCTTTCCATCACTTATACATCCATTGATATCCGACTAATCCTGCTTGAAAAACTGTTACTGTCCTCTAACTATATCTTGACTCCACAACACATTAATATCGcggattaataattaattggcattgtaaaatatttaaatcgAAATACGACCATGTATGATCTGAATATTTCTTTATCTAAAGGTTTCTAACTAATACGCCGgaaatttcttttataattgAATTGCGGTGCCAAACTATATCGCTTAAAAAGgaatacctttttttttttttggtgactggaaagaaaaaaaaaacaaccaaggaaaaacaaacaagaaactgtttaagaaagaaaatgaaataccTATTTAAATTAACTtcatagaaaacaaataaaaccaaACAGTTGCACCTGCAATGCTTAGAAGACAAAGTACAACTGCAAAAAAAATGCCTAAATACTTGGTAAGAATTTACACCATAATGTcttcaaaagaaaagaatgaaacAGAAGCTGAGACTAAATGAGTCACTAACAAaagattcttttttaaaaaggaACGAAGGTAAACTTATATGGGACAAATGATATTATCCCTAATTTATGTCAAAACTCCAGGACTACGTTATGAATGAAGTCATGCTTAAAGGTTGTCAAGTATACTTAGCCATTGTGTCAATCTCACCAACCATAATTAGCCACTTGCTTATATCATCAACTCATCCTCTTTTTTGACAAAGATTTTCTTCTTGAAATGATCTCAGCTGCCCAATTTTTCCCTATTTCAGTCTGAAACTTTCCTGAAGGCCAAACATGAGCAGAGGCTAAGGAAAAGTTTAAACAAAGAAGTTCCATTTCATTACTAGAGAATGTTTATTTAACTCTACCTGCAGTTGAAATGAAAAATTCATCCAAAACCTTTCCATGTTCTGCcaaaaaaatatagaagaatTTTAGCATTAAACAGCACATCATGACTATTCAGTAAGTAAGGTCAAACTAGATTTAAGGAAACATTATCAGCTCGTCAAGAAGAAAATCAGTTGTTTAAAAATTCCAAAATTAAGGTTTTAAAATGGTTTCAATTCAATATAGGAGAAAATGGATCTATCCATAACTCACCCGTTTCATATTCCAGTGCTTGTAGAATCATTTCAACCTGATCAGAATTCAGAGAAGCAAGGGAAAGCAATTATAAAGAAACCACAAGATCTCAATTGACAGTTCCAACTCCAGACATGCATGTTGTGATAACATAAAGGGAAAACACACTATATGTTCCATAAACTTTCTCCTACATAAATTTAAACAACAAACACTTGAATCccttgaattttttaatattgataTATGATATTGTTATTAATAACTTGAAATTGATCATGGGTGGATCATGGTTATCTTGATAATCATTGATGCCAAAGTTTCACCATGATTAAACAGAGTACACCGCCTTGTTAAGTACCTAAGTAAAACGGGGAACTAGACCTCAAAAGCTAACTATTAATGGGGAAAGACTACTTTCCTTAAATCCAACATTAACATCCAACGCTACTCAATGTGGGACTTTGAACATCTCATAATACCTGAGTCCCTAAAAATACATCAGCAGTAGGCAGTTGGCTATCAGCTACCAGTATCCAGTATTCATCCCAATCTAGCCTCTAAGTAGCCCCTTCTGTGCTGCCAACAACCAGGTTCTGATACCAATGTTAAATGGGAGAAACACCTTAAAAGCTATCTTTTAAGGGTGAAGAATCACTCTTCTTAAATACAACATCAAGCATTTTATGCTACTCGATAGAGGACTTTGGGCACCCCATAATACCCAAGTTCCCCTAACAACCTTTATCACCAGTGTATGTGTTCAAAGTATTCAACACATTCGTCATTATTCATTTTCCTTAATCACTCAAGTTGCAAGAGGATTTATAACAGAACTGAAACAAGTAAATGAAACCATTAATCTGGACCATAAAGTTGTACAAGAAAATTTTATGTAGGTGTAACCGTGTAAGAAAATCCAAGaggtgaaaaattaaaaaaaaaaatacatttttcttGGATAAAATTGAATGCAGTACAGGCTAATTAAGACACAATAAATGTAGATCTCATGCTTAGTGGACTTAGAAGGCTACATTTAGTTTACTTGCTTTATTCAGAATTAGACTgcaaaaattttcaatcaattttttaagttttaaatataaTGCTTCTAGGGATTAGACATCTTTGATGGTATATACAAATACACATGTGACTAAAGCATTAGCAGGATCTTTCATTATACATGACTTTTCCTCTCAAACGGGTTTAGAGACAGGAAATttcactttaaatatttttttaatttgttatgaaGATCCCTGATCCTCCCATTTTCTTCTAACATTCTTTTCTCCATCTtgtttgattcatgtcatgaaGATTCGACAAAGTTTTATGTTTTGTTAACTGTTGAAGGCTTTACATAATCCTTCTCTTTTTCTAGGCTTGGGATTGACTATATAATATAGGCAAAGTTTGATCCATGTAGCCAACACCACCTAGTGGGATAAgacattgttattgttgtttttatgtgtgtgtgtgtgcgcgCGTGCGCACGTGTTGTGTTTCTCAGAAAATATGAGTTATAGTGGCACTGAATGTCACTACTAAGCAGCAATATAGTAACTAGAAGTTGTGATTATCTATAGAgaagttaattgaaaaagtgtTCCAGCAATTTTGTACTGATAAAGCTAAAGTGTAATCATGCCTTTGGCTTTGAACTTCAGATCTAGCAAAGTAGATAggctaattataattaataaaatgagtGAAAGCAGTgagttccttttcttttttatgagAAATCTTTAGTAGGATGCCTctactcttatttatttttttgagaaatCTTTAGTAGGATACCTCTACTCTATTCCTAAACACTATTTTTAGAATCAGGAAGCTAGCTATTTGTGTGTTTCTAGACATAGATCTGACTGGGGTTATTGATTCTAGAGAGTCTATCACTTGTGCTATATAGTTGAAAATATTTTCCAAACACCTACAAGCAATGTTCTAAAAGCCGAACCAAAATTCGAACTAGTGAAGCTAAAGGTTTAAAGGTTCAACTccgatataataaaataatatatcaatgtataaaatatatttttttagaaaaaaaaatccttttatgtattattattttgaacCGGTTAACTGCCAAAAACCGAGTTAGTTCAACCAGTTTACCAGTTTCTTTTACTGGTTTTTTCAGTTTTTGACCAATTCACGTGCAACCAGTTTTTACCCCAAACTGGACCAGTCTAGTGGCAAGTTCCCGGTAAACCAGGTCAAACTGGCCAGTTCGAACTGGTTCTCGAAACTGTCTACAAGCTGCTAGGTTGAGACACATCAATGATTATATATCTAAGAAGTCTCCTCGCACAAGAAACATTTTTGGGCTTGATGCATGGATAATGCACATGTCCATCTTATCTTGTGACTGAAATCCTTAATTTGAAAGAACTGGGACAACATGGATCGAATTCTCACCTTTTTTGTCATAAATTTCTGATACCATATCAGGAAACAATCTCTCCCAAAAGCTTAAGCTGATGGGTAGAGGTACTTGTATAGTTTTACTATATCCAAAGGCTACAACAAAACCATCTTACTAGGTTATATTGACTATATGGGCCAAAAGCACCATTGCACCCTCTCATAGATCATGTCAATTTTGTACACTCCATTTATGCTTAAATTATGTTAACTAAAATCTCAACATATTAAACTCGTGCTTTCCCACATTTCCTCACAAAAGAATTTACTAGTAATGTAACTCATAAAAGTCACTGCTGATCTTTGCATGATTCCCCATATGTTGAAATCGATGTTCACAAAACTATGTGCATTTAAAGTTATTGTATTTAAGTGCATTTCCAAGGATCTATGTGGCGAGAAGGCTTTTCTGTATAAGATAGCATATGTGTACCTTGTCAAAATCTTTTACAAGATTAGCCTCTTTAGAGGAATTGTTTTCATACTCTTCCCAAAGTTCTTTGATCTCCTCAGCTGCAAAATAAGAAAGGTGCCATCAAAGTAAAACTTTGTTTCATGATTTGGAAAGTTTAGTGTAAATCTACAAGAAAATATAATTTGCAATTACCCCTCATCCCTCCACCAAGAAGTTCACACATCTCACTCAAAGCTGCTTTCTCCCTTTTGCTCTTTTCAGCCTTGGGCACCCCATCAGATGGTGTTATATCTCCTACAATAGCTATTGAATGCAAAAATGAATTTAGATTACAAAGCAATATCTCCAAGTAGACTAGACTTAAGCCCTTTtccttttatctttctttataGAAGATACTTATGGATAAAGAATGTGCTCATTGCCACTTACAAAAGCAATAAAGTCACAAATCAGATGAGTCAAATATTCCAATATTTTTTTACGGACTTTTGCTTGCCAAGTACAAATTAGCTTTTgcaaatatttattcaaaacatTCCAGTTGGGAGTTTCATCTTGCTTATTCTTTGATTCATATAGTCAATATGTATGACTAATTAACAATTTATCAAGCGACATTCACTAACATGTCTTTGATACACTGATTATTATTAAGCTGGAGAAGTGAATCTTATAAAGGACAAAACTAACTAAGATCAAACATGCTTTGTGTCAGAACTTTCTGGTCACATGAAAGAACCATCAACACATCTTCTAAAAGTTGTGCTGCAGTGGAATTTTCAATTGTTGCAGCTAAGAAGAACAAGCAATAAGTCCGTCGCAAGtcatttgaaaatgattttgcaaattttttattctatccAAAACAATAGCAAATCAACCTGTGTAAAACTTTCCATCAATACTTATTATCAAACAGCAAAAATTATTCTGTCAGAAGGCATTAGAGAGATACCTTCCGCAATATCATGCACAAGTGCTATCTTGATACATCTGCACAACACAAAGAATGCATAGAGAAAATCAGGCGGACATAACACAAAAgcaagtccagaaatatgaataaCATGAACAGAGGCAAGAAAGCTAAGTAAATTACTACAATGATGATGAATACTGAGACAAGGAAGTCTCAGTAAAAAAATCGATGAGGTGGATATAAATACACTGACTCATACTATTAGATACCTACAATTTAGAGAGTAAAACAGTGAGATATATATCTGATCACATTTTCTGAAGCAGCAAGCAGTTTTCTTATTAGTGAAATTACGCTAATTAGTGGaccatctaatttttttaagttgatATTTATAAGATGCACCTGATCTAAAGTAACTTTCTCGCCCTAACAAAACTTTTGAATGTGTGCCACAGCAAGTGttatgatatataattcaagccaAGCAACCTCAAAATAGTAGGATCATCATACTTCCATTAATCATGGAATCTAAAGATGTATGTATTACCCCCAAAAACAGGATAGCAGCTTACCATAACAACTGAACAGAATGAacccaaacaaaaaagaaaacaaatttgaATAATAGCAAAATTCAATTTGAAACCTTTCTCTATTCAATCCAGGTACATCGGCAGCAATCAGTGCCATCAAAGCCATTCGATACATATGGTCAGCAATCGATTCAGCACTCTTTATCCCATGATTAATCCATCCTTTCCGCTTTGTGGTCTATGAGGAACATATGCATGGCAAGAAATTACTACATTATTAGTGAATCACTGTTGTAGAACCACAGTTTAcatcttcaaaatatttttatatacctAAGGTAGCATCATCTCCAGATGACTAGTTTCATTTGCAGAGTAAGAAAATTTACAAAAGCACTCAATAAAATTAATCTGCTGCTCCTTTGCATTAAAGTAAATAAAACAGTGAGATATATATCTGATCACATTTTCTGAAAAATGGTTCCATAGCCCACCAGAATCATAAAGATAGCCAATTTCAACCTATGTAATAACATATCTAGCATCCAACCCAAAATATAATACTGAATTACAATTacaatatcttatcttatatacCTATACATATGACAAAATTTACTGGTAAAATATATTCCCATGTATGGGATTCCCACAAAAACCCGAGTCTACGGTAACACAATTCATTatcaattgaataaaattataaaaaagaaagggTCAAATTGGGATTTTTTCGGATCATATGTTTTCTCCACACTGCTTCACTTTATTCTAAGAAATTATGATTTTCAAAGACAGAGAGATGATGACAGAACAAAATAAACCGATTAAACCATAAAGTAAGGGGAaaaggagaagagagaaaactgCGATTTCTTACATGAAGGGTTTGAGTGATGAACTCTTTCCTTCCATTACCTTAAGGCGATGGCAGAGGGTGAGAAAATCGATCACGGAAGAAGCGGAGGAAGAGGATAACCCGACGGAGGTAACTGAGTTATCTAAGCTGACCCGCCTCTTGGGTCCACCAACAGGACCATCCCTATCGGGTGCCTGGGCCCGAACCGATAAGAGCCTGAGGCTCGGAGCGCTGAGGCGCGGAGCGTCGCCGAAGAAGCCGGGCTTTGAATTGGGCGCTCCGAGAACGGAAcgagacgaagaagaagaagaaggcaaaGAGGAGAATGGCATGCAGCAACAAGATGCTGAATTAAtcgccattttttcttttctttttcctataaaaAAATGCGAAATTGGAGGCACTCTTCTTTTTCCGCTTAAAAATTAAGTtttgatgagagagagagagagagagagaaggggggggagagagagagtgtgtatTGGGAGTATTGTCAGCGTTTCGATTGGTCCGTCGTGGTTGGTGGTTGCCACTTTCCGTTTGGTTTTCCGACTAGGTTTCGGAATTGTGTTTGGGTTGGATAGTAGGTCGGATCACACACGCATGGAAatgaattttctcaatttttttaacatctaaaagaataaagtataattttttatctttaattttataagtcaccaaaaataaatataaaaaaataataaagaattagATTAAACAATTGATatcatctaattttttttattgaaaaggatCGACTCCCCACTCATTAGGTCTACTACCTATATGAAAATTGAATTCCCTCTCAAatcattttagttattaatatttaattgtattgttttatataaatatattcttTTAAAGATACATAATTGTATTGCTttgtaaaagagaaatatagtgTTTATTATAGACataaagacaaaagaaaaaaaaatattttggtaaacactaaatattagtaaaagaaaaattaataaaagagaTTGGAGATTTACAAAAAACTGTGCTCTGTAAGTTGAGTCATTCTTTATTAAAGCTTCTTTACAATTTACACAATTAAAATTGTCGCTAGGCGCTAGCTACTCATCTTTAAAGATTCCTAAATTTCTCCTTTCTACAACACCTAATACAGAAATATAAAGAAGGCTATAAAAGATTGTCCTCTTTCAATGCCTCTACTTGCCGTTACCACTAGACTGTAAgctctatgtttttattttacacTAATAGTTCAAATTTATTCCTATACTAATAAGTTCACGTAATTATTTTATGAGTCAGTGcgaattaattcaaattaatttctaagctaataatgataataattaataattattcaattagtTTTCgtctaacaataataattttgtttacaTTATATCATCTTTTAGTTAGTTGTTaggatttttgttttaaattcaaatcaaagTCAATTAGGTTTCAGAAAATTTTAGGTATAAGTCAACTATAAAAGTACGAATTAGAGATGCATAGCACACCTCCCTTGCttagtataattaattactccatttaaaatttttctattttttaacaaCGACGGTCTGTGTTTACAAAATTGTTAAAATCAATCCTACGACTGATAATTTATGTATACGTATATGAGTGATAAGGTTATGGATACTACTGAATAACAGTGGAATATAATGTTGTTTCCTTTTAATTCTAAggataaactatttttttttaataatataagatAATTGATGTATCATCTTTAATGATCATAGGAACATACATCTAATTCAAATTTACTAACCAAAGAATTAGAAATAATGTGCATAACTGAAAAGAGAAGACATCTGAGACAAAGAAAATCATTGTTGAAAGAATTGACTATAAATCTTGCAAGAATTTTTGAAGAAGTTGAGGATATTACTAAAAATACGACTCTAGTAAATAATTATGTGCAAATTGAATACCCAGCTATATTCGATGTTACTGAAAATATAGATAATTTAAGAAGCAGTAATATCAACActttattatttactattgttaTGCTTTTTGTAgacaaaaaattattgattagttacaaatttttaaaattctg
The Arachis duranensis cultivar V14167 chromosome 5, aradu.V14167.gnm2.J7QH, whole genome shotgun sequence genome window above contains:
- the LOC107491263 gene encoding uncharacterized protein LOC107491263; translated protein: MAINSASCCCMPFSSLPSSSSSSRSVLGAPNSKPGFFGDAPRLSAPSLRLLSVRAQAPDRDGPVGGPKRRVSLDNSVTSVGLSSSSASSVIDFLTLCHRLKTTKRKGWINHGIKSAESIADHMYRMALMALIAADVPGLNRERCIKIALVHDIAEAIVGDITPSDGVPKAEKSKREKAALSEMCELLGGGMRAEEIKELWEEYENNSSKEANLVKDFDKVEMILQALEYETEHGKVLDEFFISTAGKFQTEIGKNWAAEIISRRKSLSKKRMS